The proteins below are encoded in one region of Paenisporosarcina cavernae:
- the smpB gene encoding SsrA-binding protein SmpB codes for MPKGEGKVLSQNKKAGHDYFIEETIEAGIVLQGTEIKSIRNGKVQLKDSFVRIRNNEAWISNMHISPYEQGNRFNHDPVRSRKLLLKKKQIAELIGRTKQDGYTIVPLKMYIKDGFAKVLIGVGKGKKNYDKRDDLKKKEAKRDVERAFKASQQG; via the coding sequence ATGCCAAAAGGGGAAGGGAAAGTCTTATCCCAAAACAAAAAAGCTGGCCACGATTATTTCATTGAAGAAACAATCGAGGCCGGCATCGTGTTACAAGGAACCGAGATTAAATCCATTCGTAATGGCAAAGTCCAACTGAAGGACTCGTTTGTGCGTATTCGAAACAATGAAGCATGGATTTCGAATATGCATATCAGTCCATACGAACAAGGAAATAGATTTAATCATGACCCGGTAAGGTCTCGTAAACTATTGCTAAAAAAGAAACAAATCGCAGAACTGATCGGACGTACAAAACAAGATGGTTACACAATTGTGCCACTTAAAATGTATATTAAAGATGGATTTGCGAAAGTTCTGATCGGTGTTGGTAAGGGTAAGAAAAACTACGACAAACGAGATGACCTAAAGAAAAAAGAAGCAAAACGCGATGTTGAACGTGCGTTTAAAGCGAGCCAACAAGGCTAG
- the gpmI gene encoding 2,3-bisphosphoglycerate-independent phosphoglycerate mutase gives MPKSPVALIILDGFACRAETKGNAVAQAKKPNFDRLWETFPHAQLTASGEAVGLPDGQMGNSEVGHLNIGAGRIVYQNLTRIHKSIREGDFYHNNALLEAIAHVKANGSKLHIMGLLSDGGVHSHIDHLYALLKLASEQDVQDVFIHGFLDGRDVGPTTATGYVKDAENKMAEIGVGKFATISGRYYAMDRDKRWDREELAYRAMVDGVGKKATSALEGIEASYSEDVVDEFVVPFTIMEKEQPVATIDSNDAVIFFNFRPDRAIQLSTIFTNSEWNEFPLSDKHPENLKFVTFTHYSDAVNASVAYANQDLINTLGEVLSENGKTQLRIAETEKFPHVTFFMSGGREEEFPGEERILIPSPKVATYDLQPEMSAYEVTDALLAAIESDKFDGIILNFANPDMVGHSGMLEPTIQAIEAVDTCLGKIMDAIFAKNGAAIVTADHGNSDEVVTLEGTPMTAHTTNPVPVIVTKKGVNLRGDGILADLAPTMLHLMGIKQPEEMTGTSLIQLEEM, from the coding sequence ATGCCTAAATCTCCAGTAGCACTTATCATTTTAGATGGTTTTGCATGTCGTGCAGAGACAAAGGGAAACGCAGTAGCGCAAGCGAAAAAGCCAAATTTTGATCGGTTATGGGAAACCTTCCCCCATGCACAATTAACGGCATCAGGGGAAGCGGTTGGACTTCCAGATGGTCAAATGGGCAATTCAGAAGTAGGACATTTAAACATTGGTGCTGGCCGCATCGTCTATCAAAATTTAACTCGCATTCACAAGTCGATTCGAGAAGGCGATTTCTATCATAACAATGCACTTTTAGAAGCGATAGCACATGTCAAAGCGAATGGGTCAAAGCTTCACATTATGGGCCTATTATCTGATGGTGGTGTGCATTCTCATATTGATCATTTGTATGCCTTATTAAAATTGGCAAGTGAGCAAGACGTTCAAGACGTTTTCATACACGGCTTTTTAGATGGTCGCGATGTCGGGCCAACAACTGCAACGGGTTATGTGAAAGATGCAGAAAACAAAATGGCGGAAATAGGCGTTGGGAAGTTTGCAACAATCAGCGGCCGGTATTATGCCATGGATCGTGACAAGCGATGGGACCGAGAAGAACTAGCGTACCGAGCGATGGTGGATGGCGTCGGGAAAAAAGCGACTAGTGCTCTAGAGGGAATCGAAGCATCTTACTCAGAAGATGTAGTGGATGAATTCGTTGTGCCATTTACAATTATGGAAAAAGAACAACCTGTCGCTACCATTGACTCAAACGATGCCGTGATTTTCTTTAATTTCCGACCAGATCGTGCAATTCAATTATCCACGATATTTACCAACTCGGAATGGAATGAATTTCCGCTCAGTGACAAGCATCCAGAAAACCTAAAATTTGTGACATTCACACATTATAGCGATGCAGTAAATGCATCCGTGGCATATGCCAATCAAGATTTAATTAACACGCTAGGAGAAGTACTATCCGAAAACGGCAAAACACAACTACGTATTGCCGAAACGGAAAAATTTCCACACGTGACGTTCTTCATGAGTGGTGGGCGTGAGGAAGAATTTCCTGGCGAAGAACGAATCTTAATTCCATCACCAAAAGTTGCGACGTATGATTTGCAACCAGAGATGAGTGCATATGAAGTAACCGACGCGCTGCTTGCAGCAATCGAATCCGATAAGTTTGATGGCATTATTTTAAACTTTGCCAATCCAGATATGGTTGGACATAGTGGAATGCTCGAACCTACCATTCAAGCGATTGAAGCGGTAGATACATGCTTAGGCAAAATTATGGACGCCATTTTTGCGAAAAACGGTGCAGCGATTGTAACTGCGGATCACGGGAATTCCGACGAAGTGGTAACACTCGAAGGAACACCAATGACGGCTCACACGACAAATCCGGTACCCGTTATCGTCACGAAAAAAGGTGTAAACCTACGTGGTGATGGAATTTTAGCCGATTTAGCACCGACCATGCTACACTTAATGGGAATAAAACAACCAGAAGAAATGACTGGAACATCATTAATACAATTGGAGGAAATGTAA
- a CDS encoding alpha/beta hydrolase — translation MRIAQPKPFFFQAGKRAVLLLHGFTGNSSDVRMLGRFLEKKGYTSIAPHYRGHGVPPEELIVSNPEQWWEDVVEAYETLKSEGYEEIAVAGLSLGGVFSLKVGYTFPVKGIVTMCAPMSMKTTDLMFEGVLKYSRDYKKYEGKDEAIIESEVDAIRKAGMPGLPALQELVYDVRSQVDMVYAPLFVVQGKLDDVIDQNSANIIYDEAESIEKSIKWYENSGHVITLDQEKEQLHEDIYAFLENLDWHV, via the coding sequence ATGAGAATTGCACAGCCGAAGCCGTTTTTTTTTCAAGCAGGGAAACGCGCAGTGTTGTTGTTACATGGATTTACGGGGAATTCTTCTGATGTTCGTATGTTAGGAAGATTTCTAGAGAAAAAGGGTTATACGTCGATTGCGCCTCATTATAGAGGGCATGGTGTTCCGCCAGAAGAGTTGATTGTATCGAACCCGGAGCAGTGGTGGGAAGATGTAGTCGAAGCATATGAAACGTTAAAGTCAGAAGGCTATGAAGAGATTGCGGTTGCAGGTTTATCGCTTGGCGGCGTGTTTTCTCTCAAAGTAGGGTATACTTTTCCTGTGAAGGGAATTGTCACCATGTGCGCCCCAATGTCGATGAAGACAACTGATTTGATGTTTGAAGGTGTGTTGAAGTATTCCCGTGATTATAAGAAGTATGAAGGAAAAGACGAGGCTATTATCGAATCAGAAGTAGATGCGATACGAAAAGCAGGAATGCCTGGCTTACCTGCACTACAAGAGCTTGTATATGATGTACGCTCTCAAGTAGATATGGTGTACGCACCACTATTTGTGGTGCAAGGAAAATTAGATGATGTAATCGACCAAAATTCTGCAAACATTATTTATGACGAGGCGGAGTCGATTGAAAAGTCGATTAAATGGTATGAGAACTCAGGTCATGTCATTACGCTCGATCAAGAGAAAGAACAATTGCACGAGGATATATATGCCTTCTTAGAGAATCTTGACTGGCATGTGTAA
- the tpiA gene encoding triose-phosphate isomerase — protein sequence MRKPIVAGNWKMFKTKDEAVQFVEALKAITPSSDKVDTVICASPILLDAVTETAKNSDIHIGAQNMHFEKEGAFTGETSPVLLQDFGVKYVILGHSERREYFYESDEFIAKKVQAAFDHQLTPIVCVGETLDEKEAGETTQKVEGQVQAALKPLTEDQVKQTIIAYEPIWAIGTGKTATAADANEVCGAIRAKIASLYSTEVADAIRIQYGGSVKPDNMEELMSQEHIDGALVGGASLQAESFGKLLEAAANA from the coding sequence TTGCGTAAACCGATTGTAGCAGGGAACTGGAAAATGTTTAAAACAAAAGACGAAGCGGTGCAATTTGTAGAAGCGTTAAAGGCAATCACACCATCGTCAGATAAGGTAGATACGGTTATTTGTGCATCCCCTATTTTATTGGATGCGGTAACGGAAACGGCGAAAAATAGCGACATTCACATTGGTGCTCAAAACATGCACTTTGAAAAAGAAGGAGCATTCACGGGAGAAACTAGCCCTGTGCTGCTTCAAGATTTCGGAGTAAAGTATGTCATTTTAGGGCACTCTGAACGTCGAGAATACTTTTATGAAAGTGATGAATTCATTGCCAAAAAAGTTCAAGCAGCATTTGACCATCAGTTAACACCAATTGTTTGTGTTGGCGAAACGCTGGATGAAAAAGAAGCGGGCGAAACGACGCAAAAAGTAGAAGGTCAAGTCCAAGCGGCACTAAAACCGTTAACGGAAGATCAAGTCAAACAAACCATTATTGCGTATGAACCGATTTGGGCTATCGGTACAGGTAAAACAGCTACTGCAGCGGATGCGAATGAAGTTTGTGGTGCGATTCGCGCGAAAATAGCTTCTCTATATTCAACAGAAGTGGCAGATGCCATTCGTATTCAATACGGCGGATCGGTTAAACCGGACAATATGGAAGAGTTAATGAGTCAAGAACACATTGACGGTGCCTTAGTTGGTGGTGCTAGCTTACAAGCAGAATCGTTTGGCAAGCTATTGGAGGCGGCTGCAAATGCCTAA
- the secG gene encoding preprotein translocase subunit SecG, which translates to MHAFLLTLLVIVAIALIVVVLLQSGKSAGLSGAISGGAEQLFGKQKARGLDLVLHRVTIVLSVVFFILAIAITKL; encoded by the coding sequence ATGCATGCGTTTTTACTAACATTATTAGTAATTGTTGCGATTGCATTGATCGTTGTTGTGTTATTACAATCAGGAAAAAGTGCAGGTTTATCCGGGGCCATCTCTGGAGGAGCGGAGCAACTTTTCGGTAAGCAAAAAGCTCGAGGCTTAGACCTAGTTTTGCACCGAGTTACGATTGTACTATCTGTCGTATTTTTTATCTTGGCAATTGCCATTACGAAGTTATAA
- the eno gene encoding phosphopyruvate hydratase, translating into MPFITQVSAREVLDSRGNPTIEVEVFTESGAFGRAIVPSGASTGEYEAVELRDGEKDRYLGKGVLKAVQNVNEIIAEELEDNYSVLDQVSIDQALIELDGTENKGNLGANAILGVSMAVAHAAADYLDLPLYQYLGGVNAKQLPVPMMNILNGGAHADNNVDIQEFMVMPVGAESFRHAVRMGAEIFHSLKAVLKDKGLNTSVGDEGGFAPNLASNEEAITTIITAIEKAGYTPGEDVYLAMDVAASEFYDKEQGAYNLAGEGVVKTSEEMVAYYVELCEKYPILSIEDGLDENDWAGHKLLTDKLGDKVQLVGDDLFVTNTKKLGSGIEEGVGNSILIKVNQIGTLTETFDAIEMAKRAGYTAVISHRSGESEDATIADIAVATNAGQIKTGAPSRTDRVAKYNQLLRIEDQLYKTAQYNGLKSFYNLKK; encoded by the coding sequence ATGCCATTCATCACACAAGTATCAGCTCGTGAAGTATTAGACTCTCGAGGAAACCCAACAATCGAAGTAGAAGTTTTCACAGAAAGCGGCGCATTTGGTCGCGCAATCGTCCCATCAGGAGCATCTACAGGGGAATATGAAGCAGTTGAACTTCGCGACGGAGAAAAAGACCGTTACTTAGGAAAAGGTGTCTTAAAAGCGGTACAAAACGTTAACGAAATTATTGCAGAAGAATTAGAAGATAACTATTCTGTCTTGGATCAAGTATCGATTGACCAAGCATTGATCGAGTTAGATGGTACGGAAAACAAAGGAAACCTTGGCGCAAACGCAATTCTTGGTGTATCAATGGCAGTTGCACATGCTGCAGCCGATTATTTAGATCTTCCACTTTATCAATATCTTGGTGGTGTAAACGCGAAACAACTTCCTGTGCCAATGATGAACATCTTAAATGGTGGAGCACATGCGGATAACAACGTGGATATTCAAGAATTCATGGTAATGCCTGTTGGTGCAGAATCATTCCGTCATGCAGTACGTATGGGAGCAGAAATATTCCATAGCTTAAAAGCGGTATTAAAAGATAAAGGCTTAAACACGTCAGTAGGCGATGAAGGCGGATTCGCTCCAAACTTAGCTTCGAACGAAGAAGCGATTACGACAATTATTACTGCAATTGAAAAAGCGGGTTATACACCTGGTGAAGATGTATACCTAGCGATGGATGTTGCAGCATCTGAGTTTTATGACAAAGAACAAGGTGCATACAATTTAGCGGGTGAAGGCGTTGTAAAAACGTCTGAAGAAATGGTTGCTTATTACGTAGAGCTTTGCGAAAAATACCCAATCCTTTCAATTGAAGACGGTTTAGACGAAAACGACTGGGCTGGTCACAAGTTATTAACAGACAAACTTGGCGACAAAGTACAATTAGTTGGTGATGATTTGTTCGTGACAAACACGAAGAAATTAGGCAGTGGAATTGAAGAAGGCGTTGGGAATTCCATCTTGATCAAAGTAAACCAAATCGGTACGTTGACAGAAACGTTTGATGCGATTGAAATGGCAAAACGTGCGGGGTATACGGCGGTTATCTCCCACCGTTCTGGTGAATCAGAAGATGCAACGATTGCAGATATCGCGGTTGCGACAAATGCAGGGCAAATTAAAACAGGTGCTCCTTCTCGTACAGACCGTGTAGCGAAGTACAATCAATTGCTTCGTATTGAAGATCAATTGTATAAAACAGCGCAATATAACGGATTAAAAAGCTTTTATAATTTGAAGAAGTAA
- a CDS encoding DNA/RNA non-specific endonuclease — protein MKKNDLFLLTFFIATILTGCTNETVTSITNEEKVAQETHASDIEQESEKEEPLPTVVEEQVKEELTPEPKSDRFEGYNQIDVDGDDMSGYRESNVVVDVGFGDREYWAFTNEYGQVVRVIAEKIILQDDSLEPVLSSGRYYSDEAKVPGVNSDTLDAGHIIADSLGGVANAYNITPQDSTLNRHGDQAYMEDVIRKAGGATQFEAIITYPSIKTQVPSSYQFTYTVHGNVIVDKFDNVNPEEVNGSQTNKTSDDPTSTNSTSNNAIVEGDVSNIDINGNGQVTIKEAKAAGFRMPIREGHWLYPYMHDNDHDGMVGE, from the coding sequence GTGAAGAAAAACGATCTTTTTTTACTAACCTTTTTCATAGCAACCATATTAACCGGTTGCACGAATGAAACGGTTACATCCATTACAAATGAAGAAAAAGTTGCGCAAGAAACGCACGCTTCTGATATAGAGCAAGAGAGTGAAAAAGAAGAGCCCCTTCCAACTGTTGTGGAGGAACAGGTAAAAGAGGAACTAACGCCAGAACCGAAAAGCGATCGTTTTGAAGGTTACAATCAGATAGATGTAGATGGAGACGATATGTCCGGCTATCGTGAATCGAATGTGGTCGTTGACGTTGGATTCGGAGACCGCGAATATTGGGCTTTTACGAATGAATACGGGCAAGTCGTTCGGGTCATTGCAGAAAAAATCATTTTGCAAGATGATTCCCTTGAACCTGTCTTATCTTCTGGTAGATATTATTCAGATGAAGCAAAAGTTCCTGGAGTGAATAGCGACACGTTAGATGCGGGACATATAATAGCGGATTCTCTCGGTGGAGTGGCAAATGCCTATAATATTACCCCTCAAGATAGTACGCTTAACCGCCACGGGGATCAAGCATATATGGAAGACGTGATTCGTAAGGCAGGCGGGGCTACTCAGTTTGAAGCAATTATAACTTATCCATCCATCAAAACGCAGGTACCTTCTAGCTATCAATTTACATATACGGTACATGGAAATGTCATTGTGGATAAATTTGATAATGTGAACCCTGAAGAAGTAAACGGCTCGCAGACTAATAAGACGAGTGACGATCCGACTTCCACCAATTCAACCTCTAATAATGCAATTGTAGAAGGAGACGTTTCGAACATTGACATTAACGGTAATGGACAAGTGACAATTAAAGAAGCGAAGGCTGCGGGATTTCGTATGCCAATAAGGGAAGGTCATTGGTTATACCCCTACATGCATGATAACGACCACGATGGAATGGTCGGGGAGTAA
- a CDS encoding immunoglobulin-like domain-containing protein produces the protein MKRYCYLSIVIVLLLLTSCSQETRLDSSEEKISPHNTDTGISNHLTDPTTDIHIYPDKEVYTTPIENVSLIIENNGQEAVVFGNGMYVERNENGTWYEIPYASFEFGDVTGEIRSKEKIGEEVPVANLKSKLTPGTYRIVKSFFIDSNQTFLATEFEVE, from the coding sequence TTGAAAAGATACTGCTACCTATCCATTGTAATTGTTTTATTGCTATTAACTTCTTGTTCCCAAGAGACAAGGCTCGATTCGTCAGAGGAGAAGATATCTCCCCACAACACTGACACAGGAATATCAAACCATCTTACCGATCCCACAACGGATATACATATTTATCCAGATAAAGAAGTCTATACGACACCTATTGAAAATGTATCACTAATTATCGAAAATAATGGACAAGAAGCAGTTGTGTTCGGAAATGGGATGTATGTTGAAAGAAATGAAAACGGCACGTGGTATGAGATACCATACGCAAGTTTTGAATTTGGAGATGTAACTGGGGAGATACGATCTAAGGAAAAAATAGGCGAGGAAGTTCCAGTGGCAAATTTAAAAAGCAAATTAACTCCCGGAACATATAGAATCGTTAAATCATTCTTTATTGATTCGAACCAAACTTTCCTCGCTACTGAATTTGAAGTGGAATGA
- a CDS encoding phosphoglycerate kinase — protein sequence MNQKQTIQDVDVASKKVFCRVDFNVPMEDGKITDDTRIRAAIPTIEALVKQGARVILASHMGRPKGQVNEEFRLTAVGEKLQQLLGKSVTKLDQSIGDSVKQAIEKMEDGDIVLLENVRFHAGEEKNDEALAKEFASLADVYVNDAFGAAHRAHASTAGIAAFLPAVSGLLLQKELDVLGKALASPERPFTAIIGGSKVKDKIGVIENLLDKVDNLLIGGGLSYTFTKAQGNEIGNSLLEEDKIDLAKSFMEKAKDKGVNLYIPIDAVIASEFAADAETKIVDISDIPEGWMGLDIGPKTTALYADIIEKSQLILWNGPMGVFEMDAFASGTKGIAEAMAKTEGFTVIGGGDSAAAVEKFQVADKMDHISTGGGASLEFMEGKDLPGVSALNDK from the coding sequence ATGAACCAAAAACAAACCATTCAAGATGTCGATGTTGCATCGAAAAAAGTTTTTTGCCGAGTCGATTTCAATGTTCCAATGGAAGATGGGAAGATTACGGACGATACTCGAATTCGAGCAGCAATCCCGACGATTGAAGCTTTAGTGAAGCAAGGTGCACGTGTCATTTTAGCGAGCCACATGGGCCGTCCAAAAGGGCAAGTAAACGAAGAATTTCGTCTAACTGCTGTTGGAGAGAAATTACAACAACTATTAGGGAAATCCGTGACGAAATTAGACCAGTCAATTGGAGATTCTGTTAAACAAGCGATTGAAAAAATGGAAGACGGCGACATTGTGTTACTAGAAAACGTTCGCTTTCATGCGGGAGAAGAAAAGAATGACGAAGCACTTGCAAAAGAATTCGCATCACTTGCAGATGTGTATGTGAATGACGCATTTGGAGCAGCACACCGTGCGCATGCTTCTACTGCTGGCATTGCAGCATTCTTACCTGCAGTATCTGGTCTTTTATTACAAAAAGAATTAGACGTTTTAGGGAAAGCACTAGCGAGTCCAGAGCGACCGTTCACTGCGATTATTGGTGGATCGAAAGTGAAGGATAAAATTGGCGTGATTGAAAACTTATTAGACAAAGTGGACAACCTGTTAATCGGTGGTGGACTTTCGTATACATTTACAAAAGCTCAAGGGAATGAAATCGGGAATTCCCTGTTAGAAGAAGACAAAATTGACTTAGCGAAATCCTTTATGGAAAAAGCGAAAGATAAAGGCGTCAATTTATATATTCCAATCGATGCTGTTATTGCTAGCGAATTTGCAGCAGACGCGGAAACGAAAATCGTCGATATTAGTGACATTCCAGAAGGCTGGATGGGACTTGATATTGGACCGAAAACGACCGCTCTGTATGCAGACATCATTGAAAAATCACAACTCATTTTGTGGAATGGCCCGATGGGTGTATTCGAAATGGACGCATTTGCAAGTGGCACAAAAGGAATTGCAGAAGCGATGGCGAAAACAGAAGGCTTTACCGTGATTGGTGGAGGAGATTCTGCTGCTGCTGTGGAGAAATTCCAAGTCGCAGATAAAATGGATCACATTTCGACTGGTGGAGGAGCTTCCCTTGAGTTTATGGAAGGGAAAGATTTACCTGGCGTAAGCGCACTGAACGATAAATAA
- the rnr gene encoding ribonuclease R codes for MDTELKDKLLLLMKEDAYKPATVQELEEQLELEYSEEFKELVKTLVQMEEKGFIVRSRSNRYGLPERMNLLRGKFIGHAKGFGFVAPEEDGLDDIFIPPTETNGAMNGDVVFVRVSANQNGDRREGSITKIVSRGISTVVGTFQANKGFGFVLPDDQKISMDIFIAKEDTLGAMDGHKVVAEIVDWPEGRKSATGVITKILGHKNDPGVDILSIIYKHGITIEFPQEVLDQANAVPDEISENDLVGRRDLRNETIVTIDGADAKDLDDAVTVTKNADVTYKLGVHIADVSHYVTQDSPMDVEAYDRATSVYLTDRVIPMLPHRLSNGICSLNPQVDRLTLSCEMTIDGSGNVVGHEIFQSVINTTERMTYTDVYKIIDEKDEALRERYKTLVPMFELMAELAEILRTKRANRGAIDFDFKESKVLVDDEGWPTDVVIRERTVAERLIEEFMLAANETVAEHFHWMEVPFIYRIHEDPKPEKLQRFFEFITNFGLVVKGSGNEIHPRALQEIVDAIDGMPEEPVISTMLLRSMQQAKYSADSLGHFGLSTEFYTHFTSPIRRYPDLIVHRLIRRYLIEGDVSKSTVAYWDGVMDEIADHTSSRERRAVDAERDTDALKKAQFMVDKVGEEFEGIVSSVTNFGMFIELTNTIEGLVHVSNMTDDYYKFDDRQMMMIGERSNKQFRIGDEVTVRVSEVKPEEAAVDFEIVGMPKANRRVRKETPKVIQARKKEGAGKNPKAKPKKGGQQPKQKKKFYEDIAKKSRRKKKKK; via the coding sequence ATGGATACTGAATTAAAAGATAAACTACTCCTCTTGATGAAAGAGGATGCATACAAACCAGCAACGGTGCAGGAGTTGGAAGAACAGTTAGAGCTTGAGTATTCCGAGGAATTTAAAGAATTGGTGAAAACACTAGTTCAAATGGAAGAAAAGGGTTTTATCGTTCGTTCACGTTCGAATCGTTATGGGTTACCTGAACGCATGAATTTGCTTCGCGGGAAGTTCATTGGCCATGCAAAAGGGTTTGGATTTGTCGCACCAGAAGAGGATGGGTTAGATGATATCTTCATCCCGCCAACGGAAACAAATGGTGCGATGAATGGTGATGTCGTTTTTGTTCGTGTTTCGGCGAATCAAAACGGGGATCGCAGAGAAGGATCTATTACGAAAATTGTTTCTCGTGGTATTTCGACTGTCGTTGGGACATTCCAAGCGAATAAAGGGTTTGGATTTGTTTTACCGGATGACCAGAAAATTTCCATGGACATTTTTATTGCCAAAGAAGATACATTAGGTGCGATGGATGGACACAAAGTAGTCGCTGAAATTGTCGACTGGCCAGAAGGGCGCAAGTCTGCGACAGGGGTCATTACAAAAATTCTAGGACATAAAAATGACCCTGGTGTCGATATTTTGTCCATTATTTATAAACACGGAATCACGATTGAGTTCCCGCAAGAAGTGTTAGATCAAGCAAATGCCGTGCCAGATGAGATTAGTGAAAACGATTTAGTTGGCCGTCGCGATCTTCGCAATGAAACCATTGTCACCATTGATGGAGCAGATGCAAAGGACTTGGATGATGCGGTAACTGTAACGAAGAATGCCGATGTTACGTACAAGCTTGGTGTTCATATCGCAGATGTGAGTCATTATGTGACACAAGATTCTCCGATGGACGTGGAAGCATATGACCGTGCGACGAGTGTGTACTTAACGGACCGAGTCATTCCAATGTTGCCACACCGTTTATCAAATGGTATTTGCTCGTTGAATCCACAAGTAGATCGTCTCACATTGTCTTGTGAAATGACCATTGACGGTTCAGGAAATGTGGTTGGTCACGAGATTTTCCAATCGGTGATTAATACGACAGAACGTATGACGTACACGGATGTGTATAAGATTATTGATGAAAAAGACGAGGCGCTTCGCGAGCGATATAAGACGCTTGTTCCGATGTTTGAATTGATGGCGGAGCTTGCCGAGATTTTGCGTACGAAACGTGCAAATCGTGGAGCAATCGATTTTGATTTCAAAGAATCGAAAGTATTAGTGGACGACGAAGGTTGGCCAACGGACGTGGTGATTCGTGAGCGTACTGTGGCTGAGCGACTTATCGAAGAGTTCATGTTAGCCGCGAACGAAACGGTGGCAGAGCATTTCCACTGGATGGAAGTGCCGTTCATTTACCGTATTCACGAAGATCCAAAGCCGGAGAAATTGCAACGATTCTTCGAGTTCATCACGAATTTCGGGTTAGTCGTGAAAGGTTCTGGCAATGAAATTCACCCTCGTGCTCTTCAAGAAATTGTAGATGCGATTGATGGGATGCCAGAAGAGCCAGTTATCTCAACGATGCTCCTTCGTTCGATGCAACAAGCGAAGTATTCAGCGGACAGCTTAGGACATTTCGGGTTATCGACGGAATTTTATACGCACTTTACGTCACCAATTCGACGTTACCCAGATTTAATCGTTCACCGATTAATCCGTCGTTATTTAATCGAAGGGGACGTATCAAAATCGACTGTCGCGTATTGGGACGGAGTGATGGACGAGATTGCGGATCACACCTCTAGTCGTGAGCGTCGCGCAGTTGATGCGGAACGTGACACAGACGCCTTGAAGAAAGCGCAGTTTATGGTGGACAAAGTTGGGGAAGAGTTTGAAGGGATCGTCAGCTCTGTCACAAACTTTGGAATGTTCATCGAACTGACGAATACAATAGAAGGTCTTGTGCATGTGTCGAACATGACTGATGACTATTATAAATTCGATGATCGTCAAATGATGATGATCGGGGAACGTTCCAACAAGCAGTTCCGTATTGGGGACGAAGTAACAGTTCGCGTTAGTGAAGTAAAACCAGAAGAAGCGGCAGTCGATTTTGAAATCGTTGGTATGCCAAAAGCAAATCGTCGGGTTCGAAAAGAAACGCCAAAAGTGATTCAAGCTAGAAAGAAAGAAGGCGCTGGAAAAAATCCGAAAGCAAAGCCAAAAAAAGGCGGTCAGCAGCCAAAACAAAAGAAAAAGTTTTATGAAGATATCGCGAAGAAATCGCGTCGTAAGAAAAAGAAAAAATAA